The Periophthalmus magnuspinnatus isolate fPerMag1 chromosome 10, fPerMag1.2.pri, whole genome shotgun sequence genome segment cacagctgacttattttgacctcaaaatctgtttatacaatgtatctgtactgaggcataTCTTGCTCAAATACTTGGGGAAAAAAGTCGAGTGCAGCCAATTCAACACAACTGTAAATCATGAATAGAACTACTAGTTTGTTGATGGGGCTGTTTGTGCAGAATGTTAGCCTTGTCTCATTCACtcagtcccagggcagctgtggctacaaggGGCGAGCTCCAGAGTGTAACTGTGATCATAaggatttgtgtatttttattattttttatttaatcttcgTTTAACCAGGAAAGTTTACTACTCAGTTTGTCCTGACCAAAACAGCAGCACAGatctcagttttgttactgaagtaaaggtacagatacagaggtgaaaagttattcaggcaaaagtaaaagtatcacatgaaaaaatcaactgaagtaaaagtattaaagtacctgtttatctactttaagagtaaatagTATTTCACCCAAGTGTTgttgattaaaaacaatacagatTTTCGTCAACAGTTACAATACGAATCAgtcttattttcatttttttttttttttttttgtgaattttatgtatttatttttgtttgtgcaaagtcaaagcttgaacttgaaaactttagtcaggatgttaccacaaacttggtaaaaataactcctcaaatcatatgaaaagtacttttcagtccagtttaaaatgtagtggagtaaaaagtacacatacctgctctcaaatgtagtcaagtaaaagcaaaaggtatctactgtaaaatgtacttcattcaaggacagatacataaaaattctacttaagtacagaactttattacttgtacttcgttaccttcaccactgaaaatgtgtctttttttcactcaaaatttactgttatgaatgttcatatcttgatttagagacaaaatGGCTAAATAAACATGTAGGATCATGCAGAaaaggttaatacgaacaatttaagactaaaatgatgaggTTGATAGCAGTGATAGACAGAGAGGCGATAGTTTTTAATGCAAAGAActaacttcctgtttagaacgtggcggctagcgggttagtcatgtccattttttatatatacagtctatcctTGCTGTATTACTCCGGTGTTCCTgattcctctccttctcctcagcTTCAGTCGCTTTGTCAGTGTCTGTGGGATTAAAGCCGTATCAGCAAAGTGTCACTCACCAAATAAAACTTGTCGTGGTGATAACATCTGTAATTTAGGATTAGATTTAAAGCAGACGCTAAACGTTGTAAAAGACCGaatatttctttttcttgtgtCCAGCTCCTGTGTTATGCAGTATTCAagatttgtttttacatttttaagtttaaagttttttttttatcatatcaTGTATTAATGCACTAATTTCGTATAGTtgcacagtatgatattaaacatcTCCATCACGCATTAATTAATCCATCGCTGGAAATATGGTGGTTAATTACAACATCAAAtctacattttttctttttttttgcctgaGTCTGTGTTATCTGTTTTCTAAAGTGGACCTGGAGCCGTAGAGAGCCAGATCACCTGGGAACAAGAACGTCCCCGAACTACACTAGGATTAAAATTTGAAATGCttgaaaaatgtacatatacttgtcctggtgtccacatatgaggtcaTTAAACTGTGACTTAAAGGTGACAGAAGAGTataacacattatagtttagatggactttgttaaaggcATGTGTCTTCCTGaacctgtcagcagctcttcaaatgagccacattgttccaagaggcacaattgtcgtttctcattttgtttttactcaggaaaaATGTAGCTGTGTTCAGGCAcgtaatagtttttgcaaatcattattcaaatgtgattttattttgttctaaaagtagaacgaatgtcctcatatgtggacatattttttctcataatgtaaaaaggtaattctttatttttatactcATCAGGTCTCAATCAgccaaaataaaaagacaaattaattgtcatgcaagagctcgggtttaaatcgttgctcatccaagccgcttcttcagttcagttcgaactgaagaagaggcttggataaGCAGCAAAAAGTGTTCGCTCCTagaacgatttgtccagttgacaaatttaaacttcatcttttgttatggatcacacctggacgactgagggattaaacagacatcaagtcgattttgcataatactccctctttaagctAAAACATTAAAGCATGTTTAAATACACCCCAAGACAGCAGAGAAGCTCTATCacaattttaaagtttttattccTCTGTAGTATGTTCACTCGctgtaaaatatgtttgtttgtttgtttgtttatgattTAATTAAGGGGCAATGCATATTAAGAACAGAGGTATGGGGAACGAATCCCACACctataaatatgcaggattatagccagtgctaattttcatcctttgtcccttgctagaaaaaaaaaacaaaaaccagcCACACCATagcttataaaaacaataagtacaaaatacaaagtaCACAATACAAACCCTCTTTCAAGGACAAAAATAGCCTTTAGAAAGATCACTGACTCCAGGATGTtcccaaacagaaaaacaaaaactatatttatgGTAATGTTCAAAGCGTCTTTGCCTGTGACCCTGAGTGACTCTGAGTGGAGATTGTACAGAGATCGAATATGCAGAGCTAAGCACTGGTTCTGCCCCAACAGGAACAGGTGAAAGGGACAGAGCCCAAGTCTTCACCTCAATTAACAGGAAGTTAGATTGGATACAGAGACGATTGGGAACAAGTGTAGTGGAGAAGAAAATGACAGAATGTGAAGTAGAGGATTCATGGACCAAGGCAATCGTGTTTTTAAAACCTCAAAGTCAATCACGTGTTTGTACAGACACAAAAAATGAACACTTGTTGGTTGCTTTTAATTTTTTCATTAGACTTGGTTTTGATCAACAAATTGATTCCAGGAGACATTGGCCCTCACGGCGAAATTAGTTTGTATATTTGGTGCCAAACTGCACCTGCAGCTCAAAAATGCAGTTTCATTGCTGTAGTTTGGCAATCATAAGCATATTTGCTACTTAACTATTGTTGAGGCTTTGCTTTTTGAACTTTAAAACACATCCAGTATCTTCATTCGCTATAGATTGAAGCATAGAACAGCCGCATGCATAACTTTGGAGACCACTCGCGGCACATCAACCCACCGTGCACTTGGTTCTTCTTGGGGAGAAGCGCTGCTCATCCCGAGGCACTTAACACCACTCCCCTCTTAAACTTATCTGAGCTCGGCCTGAATCAGAGCCGCTCTCCGCTGGTTCAGGCTCTGGGTTTGGATCGAGTCCTACTGGAGTGCATTTCTCATAGCTGTCACATGGAGACCACACTTTGCCCACAGTGTTTGGaagttgatgtttttttaattaagatttGTTTTCTACAATATcacatattttcatatttacaatgacccaaaacaacatattcctTCTGACAAATGCAGCATTTCACTGTATTCTGCACCCTCATGCTGTAAATGCCTGGAAGGAGGCCATTGAATTTGgctgtttagtttgatttttgcattttaaataccCATACACATTAACCACCGCATTGACTAAAGCAAAACCTATATTACACCTTTACTTTTGGGAATATACAGTATGTTTCAATAGAACATCAGGAGTGCACTATTTATACATTAAAGCTATCGTCAaagataatgttttttttgttttgttttttttctgatcaaATGTATAATCTTTTTAAATATGGCACAGAagtaaataatgcataatattcaAGATGCCATTGAAATAGTCTTTATGAAACGACACTAAACACGGACAGGAGTGAgtatcagaggagcagagttgtTGCCTAAGTAATTTTGTCCAGGACTGAAGAGCGGAAGGACGTTCTCAGTGAAGTGACAGTCAGTGATGCAGTGGATGAGAGCTGAAGTTTCGGCATCAAAAAAACAGATCAAACCGTGGCCATAGTCCACAAACACCCCGACCTTCTCCACAGCAGACCACAGAGGTACACTGTGATTCCTCCCACATATGTACCCATATCCATTTTTCAGTGTCATGTCCCCAGAGTCTACCTTTCTGTTCACTGACTCCTCTGTCACTCCTAAAAACCAAGATGTCTTTCCTGTCActtgaacttcaaaataaaacctgcCAGAAGAAAACTTTTGTTTTCCTAAAACATACAACAAAGTTGAAAATCTCTCAGGGGTGTCAGGAAGATTGTTTTTTTGATGCAAGTATTTCACCTGTTTGTAATCCTGAGACAGATATAAGTTTGGATGAGCTGTAGATGGATCTAGAGTCACAATGACTGGATGCTTCTTTGCTTGTACAAAAACATTATCTGTAAGTTCCTTTATTTTTGGCATGAGCTTTGTGTTTTGTAGCTCAGACACAGCCTTGGCGACTCTGCCCTTGTACGATGGAGCCCTCACAGACTGCTCTGTCCAGTCCTGAAGCGCTGGAGCAGGTTTGACTGAAGTAAAGGTTTGGACAAACTGAAAATGGTCGTCAGAACTCAAGATCACTTCCATCTCGGCTCGTCTCTGCTCCAGTGCAGAGATTTCAGACTTTATACCTAATATTAACTCTTCTGCCTCTTCCTTTATTTCCTCATGCTTCTCTTTGATGCTCAGTTTAAACTGATCCAGACTGTGTTGAACACACTTCATCAGGTCATTAAAGaactccctcccctctttcatTTCTCTGTCTGCGTTCTTCTGACTTAGCTCCACGGACCTCTGGATTTCGTggactttctctcttctctcctgtaTCTGCTGCTGCAGATGTTTGTgctgctcctcacactgctccttcagTGGGACCATGTTGTGGTCTCTGTGTTCTGTGTAACTGCACTCAACACAAATAATCTCAGAGTGGTCTCTGCAGTAGAACTCCATAGGCCGATCATGCTCAGTACAGATCCGCTCTTCCAGGTCGGTCACCGCGGCGATGAGCTGGTGCTTCTGTAGGCGGGGCACTGTGAGGTGgggctgcaggtggaggtggcAGTAGGACGTCTGACACATGAGGCAGGACTTCAGCGCCTGCAGCTTTGGATCAGGGCACATGTCACACATGACTCCTGACTCTGCTGCATTCAGCTCTTCACCTCTTGGTTTACTTTTAAACTCAGACACCATGTCTAACATAAAAGTGTTGGTCTTTAACATTGGTCTGGAGCTGAACTTCTCTTTACAGACAGGGCAGTGGCAGTGCGCAGAGCTGTCCCAGTGTTTGTTGATGCAGGTGCAGCAGAAACTGTGACCACAGGGAGTGGTCACTGGATCAGTGAAGACCTCcagacagatggagcagagaaacTGGTCctcagacagcacacagctcaCACTCGCCATCCTGCAGACACAGAGGCTTAGTTTAACTGTCCATACAGGGAGATAAATCTACCACTCTATCACTCTACCAGCAGACAATAACCTATTGTCACTTTGCCTTATCTAAATTTAGAGGCGGGCCTGTCTCCAAACAGTTGCCACTGCTATTAGCTACTTATTTTAACTCTAGCCTAGCTGGCCAGGCTGAGTTACAGAACAGCATTACCTGTACCTGAGATCTGTACGGCACACACAGGTGTGCTGAACAAGCATGTGTCCAGGCAATAGGAGATATGGCTACACAGGAGAAGGCCAGGTGGCTTAAGTTCTCAAACCTGTCCCATAGcgacaaaacacagctccttgatgttcctgtgaatCCCAAGGTCTTGTTTGAATCTACTATTGCCGCCATGCAGCAGGGAAGTGAGGAAATGAAGTGAGAGGTTAAAGCACTAAAACTCTGTTTCTCCAGAAAGGTGCTACCTTCTCAGACATTGGCAACGAGACTGGCATCTTCACAGCAGCCTAGACGTGCAGGGACTGTAGCTCAACAACACTCAGGCAGTGTCATGCAAGCCCTCTTTTTTGTTCAATAAGTCTATGTTTTCCTACGTATACAAACTCCCGGCCAAGAACACAGCCCCTCATATTGCAAAacttaaacattataaacataaacacagagCAGGTTCTACAGAACCCCCTGCATCCCCTAGAGGGAGCCATGGCACAACTAATGGAGTAGCAGGCCTCTACTCTCCTCTCCTTGCAAATCGACAGAGAGCGTGCCCACCTCCACTGTGGAGCTCCTCAGCTCGCCTGTGCACCACGCCTTTCAGCGGCACAGGTATGGGGCATCACACTGGATTCTGGAGGCTGTGCCCAAGGGAAGAAGAGGTTTTAATCCTGTAGAAATGATTAGAAGCAGGGGTGCAATAAGAATAGTGCCTACAGAGCAATGCCAGACAGGCATCAATTTCAGAATTGCCTAATTGCGCCCCATACTAGATCTGCACGCAGTAGTATCTTAGGGTCTTGGTTCACGagtgaaggaaggatggagtgaGAGCTTGGCGGAAGGCAGATCAacgcagcatctgcagtgatgtggtcactgtatcagactgttgtggtgaagaagttgagaagaagaaaacataaacattcaaacattcaaatctttcaactggacaGAAAGTGTTAGGAtagaagacatttcactgctcatccaagtggcttcttcagttctggtcagatcactggtggacactgccttatatctgtctgaaggaaagAGCTAACTACtttgaaactaacacacctgtttgtttacagtttctgtttgaagCCTAAGTCTAgtgaactacactaagtgtgaactgtgcctgagtcatacaaTCATTCAGACCTCTAAtggcattagcatgctactaaaACACTATTGTTAGCATAATATAAATGGTTGCTCACCTGATACTTGACATATCGTATATAGATGTTTAAAGTTGTCGGTTTGATTCTGGTTTGAGCAGACACTCAACAccagctgctctctctctctttagttTCGTTTCTTATGAAGCGGCAGAGATTTACAATGTTGCTCCACCTCGAAAACACTTCCTGGTTTTTCAGTGATAAGCTGAAATGGACTGTGAACTATGAGCATATGAGCTGGTGTTGCCTAATAAAGTGAAATCATGGTGAAGATGATTAGATAGACCTTTCTGGGTTAAACTGGATCAAAACTAAGTCAAAcccaatactaaaccaggacttaagagGCTGAttcggactaaaccagaactgtctagaccaggggtcaccaaccctgtgcccgcgggcgccatgtcgcccgcagaccggttctaaaaatagcacaactcactaatgagctgcatctaaaatttaattttactctgttgctattttttttttctatcacccttgtgtttatatagatttaaaaatgacaatatcttaaacatatgttcattatacgtgaagtttagataagttaaggtgaactttgacctacttacttcaaaggtcagtattgtgcgcgtgacaaaaccaatgctccgctcgcgagcgctgtgaggatgcgctgaatgcagtttcttactccaaaacatagaaaataaagagatcactttcacaacattttaagactgtaaaagaaaccagatctcatctgcggagcgattGTGGTGAcagcaaagcggcacaatgtggagggacacttcactacgtctcacaaagccacactaactacccacggggacacgcactccccacggggacgcgcactatgggcagaacaagcccagacctaaacgcagctttgggtaaacaacaggcttttttcacgacaccggtgaaaaagtcacacaacgcaaccgagatttatttaaaaatatgtaagcttatttttctttaacattaaataattga includes the following:
- the LOC117377521 gene encoding E3 ubiquitin-protein ligase TRIM39-like isoform X2, which produces MASVSCVLSEDQFLCSICLEVFTDPVTTPCGHSFCCTCINKHWDSSAHCHCPVCKEKFSSRPMLKTNTFMLDMVSEFKSKPRGEELNAAESGVMCDMCPDPKLQALKSCLMCQTSYCHLHLQPHLTVPRLQKHQLIAAVTDLEERICTEHDRPMEFYCRDHSEIICVECSYTEHRDHNMVPLKEQCEEQHKHLQQQIQERREKVHEIQRSVELSQKNADREMKEGREFFNDLMKCVQHSLDQFKLSIKEKHEEIKEEAEELILGIKSEISALEQRRAEMEVILSSDDHFQFVQTFTSVKPAPALQDWTEQSVRAPSYKGRVAKAVSELQNTKLMPKIKELTDNVFVQAKKHPVIVTLDPSTAHPNLYLSQDYKQVKYLHQKNNLPDTPERFSTLLYVLGKQKFSSGRFYFEVQVTGKTSWFLGVTEESVNRKVDSGDMTLKNGYGYICGRNHSVPLWSAVEKVGVFVDYGHGLICFFDAETSALIHCITDCHFTENVLPLFSPGQNYLGNNSAPLILTPVRV
- the LOC117377521 gene encoding E3 ubiquitin-protein ligase TRIM39-like isoform X1, whose protein sequence is MSSIRMASVSCVLSEDQFLCSICLEVFTDPVTTPCGHSFCCTCINKHWDSSAHCHCPVCKEKFSSRPMLKTNTFMLDMVSEFKSKPRGEELNAAESGVMCDMCPDPKLQALKSCLMCQTSYCHLHLQPHLTVPRLQKHQLIAAVTDLEERICTEHDRPMEFYCRDHSEIICVECSYTEHRDHNMVPLKEQCEEQHKHLQQQIQERREKVHEIQRSVELSQKNADREMKEGREFFNDLMKCVQHSLDQFKLSIKEKHEEIKEEAEELILGIKSEISALEQRRAEMEVILSSDDHFQFVQTFTSVKPAPALQDWTEQSVRAPSYKGRVAKAVSELQNTKLMPKIKELTDNVFVQAKKHPVIVTLDPSTAHPNLYLSQDYKQVKYLHQKNNLPDTPERFSTLLYVLGKQKFSSGRFYFEVQVTGKTSWFLGVTEESVNRKVDSGDMTLKNGYGYICGRNHSVPLWSAVEKVGVFVDYGHGLICFFDAETSALIHCITDCHFTENVLPLFSPGQNYLGNNSAPLILTPVRV